A region of the Streptomyces sp. NBC_00442 genome:
AGGAAGTTCACCGGCACCGAGTCCGGGTCGAGCTCGCGCAGCGAGAAGACCACGTCCACCAGGTCCTCGTCGGACTCGCCCATGCCCGCGATCAGACCCGAGCAGGCCGAGAGCCCCGCGCCGTGCGCCTTGGTCACGGTGTCCACACGGTCCTGGTAGGTGTGCGTGGAGGTGATGTCCCCGTACGTCGCCTCGGACGTGTTGAGGTTGTGGTTGTACGCGTCCGCGCCGGCCGCGCGCAGCCGCTCGGCCTGGCCGTCGGAGAGCAGCCCGAGGCAGGCGCAGACCTCGACGCCCTCGTTCTGCTCCTTGATCGTCTCGATGGTCTCGGAGACGCGGGCGATGTCGCGGTCCGTGGGGCCGCGGCCGCTGGCCACCAGACAGACCCGCTTCGCGCCGCCCGCCACGCCCGCGGCCGCCGCCTTGGACGCCTCGTCGGGCTTCAGCCAGGTGTACTTCAGGATGTCGGCCTTGGAGCCGAGCCGCTGGGAGCAGTACGAACAGTCCTCGGGACACAGGCCCGACTTCAGGTTGACCAGATAGTTCAGCTTCACCCGGCGGCCGAACCACTGGCGGCGCACCTTGCCGGCCGCGGCCACCACATCGAGCAGTTCGTCGTCGGAGGTCGCCAGTACGGCGAGTGCCTCTTCGCGGGTCGGCAGTTCGCGCCGCAACCCCTTGTCCACCAGCGTGTTCAGCAGGTCCATGGCGCCGATCTTCGCGCACGGCACCGCCCCTGGCCAAGGTAGGGATCCCACAACACAGCCCGTTTGAGGTGTGTGTATCGCCACACCATGACCAGTCATGGCACCGGCTAGGGTCTGTCGGCAGCCTACAAAAAGGGACTCCACCATGTTGCGAGCGCCGTTCGACTGGATCGACAGCGAATCGGAGCGCCGCGAGCGCGCCGGTCTGGTCCGCACGCTCCGGCCGCGCGACGTGCACCAGGACCTGCTCGACCTGGCGAGCAACGACTACCTCGGGCTCACCCGGCACCCGGTGGTCACGGCCGGCGCGGCCGATGCGGCGCACCGCTGGGGCGCCGGCGCGACCGGGTCCCGCCTGGTGACGGGCACCACCGCGCTGCACGCGGAACTGGAGCGCGAACTCGCCGACTTCTGCGGCTTCGAGTCCGCCCTCGTCCTCTCCTCCGGGTACGCGGCGAACCTGGCGGCCCTGACCGCGCTCGGCCCGCACGGCTCCCTGATCGTCTCCGACGCCGCCAACCACGCCTCCATCGTCGACGGCTGCCGGCTCGCCCGTGCCCGTACCGAGGTCGTGCCGCACGCCGACCCCGACGCCGTCCGCAAGGCGCTCGACGCCCACGAGGGCCCCGCGCTCGTGGTGTCGGACTCGGTGTTCTCGGTGGACGGCGACGCCGCACCGTTGCCCCAACTGGCCGAAAAATGCCGGGAGTTCGGGGCAGCCCTCGTCGTGGACGACGCGCATGGGCTCGGGGTGCTGGGCGCGGGCGGGCGCGGCGCGCCGCACGCGGCGGGGCTGGCGGGCGCGGACGACGTCGTCGCCACGGTCACCCTGTCGAAGTCCCTCGGCAGCCAGGGCGGTGCGGTCCTCGGGCCGGCCCGGGTCATCCGGCACCTGGTGAACGCGGCGCGCACCTTCATCTTCGACACCGGGCTCGCGCCCGCGGCGGCCGGCGGCGCACTCGCCGCGCTGCGTCTGCTGCGCGCGGAGCCGGAGCGCGCGGCCCGCGCCCGAGCCGTCGCCGTCGAGCTGCACGGCAGGCTCATCGCGGCGGGGCACGCCGCGGTGCGCCCCGATGCCGCGGTGGTCTCCGTGCGGGCCCCCTCTCCGGAGGCGGCCGTGACCTGGGCGGCCGACTGCCGGGCGGCCGGCCTGGTCGTCGGTTGCTTCCGCCCGCCGTCGGTGCCGGACGGCATCTCGCGGATCCGGCTCACGGCGCGTGCCGACCTGACGCACCAGCAGATCGACAGGGCGGTGGGCGCGATCCTGAGGACCGCGCCCACCGTCTGACGTACCCGCTGTGTGCCGTGCCCGCTGTGTGGCGTACCCACTGCGTGGCGTACCGCTGTGTGGCGTACCGTCAACTGGCCGCGGACACCAGCGAGATGAAGCGTTGCCAGGCCGGGTCGCCGAAGAGCAGCGCGGGCCCGTCGATCCGTTGGGAGTCGCGCACGGCAAGCAGCTCGCCCTTGAGCCGGGCCGTCTCGACACAGTTGTTCATGCCCACGCTACGGCTGCTGCGCCGCCACGAGGCATGGGTGAGGGATGTACTGGAAGGAACGTGCGCAGGGTGTGTGGACATCTCGCCTCCCCACCCGCCACGAACTAGCCCGGTTCCTCCCGGGCTGCCCTGGCGATGAGATCCAACGACTCCTCGGAGGAAAGCGCGTGTGCCTGGACGGTCTGGAACGCGGCACTGTACGCCTCGAGGTCTTCTCTCCGTTCGAGGTAGAGGCTACTCGTCAAGTGGTCGATAACCACCACATCCAGATCGGAAATGGCCGGAAACGAAAAGATAAGGAAGGGACCGGTCAGTCCTCTATAGGCGCCATGGCGGAAGGGGATGACCTGTAGCCGGACGTGCGGCAGCGCGGCGATGTCGAGGAGGTGCCGCAACTGTTCGCGCATGGCTCGCGGCCCGCCCACCCGGCGACGCACCACTGCCTCGTCGACGACCGCGCTGAGCGCCAGCGGCGGGTCGGCGCGCAGCACTTCCTGGCGGGCGATCCGCACCTCCACCAGCGCGTCCACCTTCGCGGGCGCAAGGCCCTCGAGCGCTGCCCGCGTCACCGCCCGCGCGTACGCGGGAGTCTGGAGCAGGCCGGGCACCACCGAGGTCTCCAGGGTGCGGGCCGAACGCGCCTGCGACTCAAGGCTGATGAAGTCGCGGTACTGCGGCGGCAGCAGCCCGCGGTAGGCATGCGCCCAGTCCACCCCGCTGCCTCCCGCCGCATCGGTCAACGCGCCCAACAAGGCGCGAAGTTGAGGGTCGTGGACCCCATAGGCGTCGAGCAGCCGAGCCACGTCGCCGGGCTTCACGCCGCTGCGCCCGGTTTCGATCCGGCTCACCTTTGACTGGTGCCAGCCGACGAGTTGGGCGGCCTCCCCGCTCGTGAGCCCCATCCGGTCGCGCAACCGGCGCAGCTCCTCGCCGAGCTTGCGTCTGCGCACCGCCGGCCCGTGCCCCATGGTCGCCTCCTTCGCTTCCGGCGCTTCCGGCGAGGGGTAAGTGTGGGCCCAAATGCGTTCTGTCGTCGCAGAGTTCACCGCTTTGAGCGACAGATATATGCATATCTTGGTGGATCGCACCCAAGACCGGCACGATGAGTGGCACTCTGGCGCGAAGCACAGTCCGAGGCCGACATCGTCTCCGCGAGCGCTCATCCGCTACGAGACCTCGAGCCGGCCCGGGTGGGAAAGGGACAGCGTCGCCATGGCAGACCATCTCGAAGCAACCGTCACGCTGCCGAGCGATCCCGCATCGGTCTCCGCCGCGCGGCGCCATGTCGCCACGATCCTCGCCGATTGGGGCCTGCCGCCCGAAGCCGAAGCCGTCGACACGGTGCGCCTCATCGTCTCGGAGCTCGCCACCAACGCCGTGCAGCACACCCTCGGACAGTCACCCACCTTCACGGTGGAGCTCCGCCTCGAACGCGAGGAGGTGCTCAGGATCGGTGTCACCGACAGCCATCCGCGCTGGCCGAAACGATTGCCCGCCGCCGTCCAGCAGGACAACGGGCGGGGCATGGTCATCATTCGCTGGCTCGCGGCCGAGTCCGGCGGCAAGCTGTCGGTCACGCCCACGGCGGACGGCGGCAAGACGGTCTGGATCGCGCTGCCGTGGCACACGGAGACGGCCGCGGTGCGGAGCGGTTAGCCCGGACCGCCGGACGCCCCGCACCGCCGGACACCGGCGCGCGGGGGAGGTCAGCCCACGCGCCCGTACCAGACGCTGTGGCTCCAGATCCGCTCCAGGCGCACGACGGTGCCGGACTTGGGGGAGTGCCAGATCCGGCCCTCCCCGGCGTAGATGCCCACGTGGTACACGCTGCCCCCGGAGTGGAAGAACACCAGGTCGCCGGCCTTGCGCGAGGAGGCCGAGACGTGCCGGGAGCTGTTGTACTGCTGCTGCGCCGAGCGGGGCAGCCTGCGGCCCGCCTGCTTGAACGAGTAGAGCGTGAGCCCCGAACAGTCGAAGCGGGACGGGCCCGACGCCCCGTACTGGTAGGGCGCGCCCTTCTTCGACGCCGCCACGTGAAGCGCCCTTGCGGCCACCGCGGCGGCGCTCGCCTCGGGCGCGGTGCCCGGTGCCAGCGTCGTCGCGCTCACGGCGAGGGTGAGGGCACAGACGGCACCGAGACGGACGGCCAGGGACGGAACGTATGTCTGCGCGGTCATGCGCAACCCTTCGTCAAACCGCCTGCGAAGGATGACCTGTCGGGTTCGGACTGGCGAAGACGCCCGGCCGCGTGAACGGCTTCACCCCGAGGGAGGGCCGACCCTCGGCCCTCCCGAAGTACTCGGGTCCTCCACTCCTGCCGGTCCACTCCTGTCGACCAGTCGTCCGGAACGGCGGCAGGACTCGGCGTCCGCCCGGACCGCCCCGCCGAGGTGGCGGGGGCTTGTCGTCTCAGGGATCTTCACGCACCGACTGTCGTATTTCCGACCCGAAACGGCTTTGTGTGAGGCTGCTCACGGATGAACCGTTTGGGTGGACAAGGGTGCTTCGACACCCCTCCGAAAGGGGCTGACGAGCCTCGTACCAGCAACGGAAGGATCGATTCCGCATCGTTGGCGGACGCAATAAGCACCTCATAAGGGCCGATGAAAGGAGCCACGCGTGGGCCGATCGGGGGTACTCCTTCTGGTCCGTTTCGCCGGCCCCTTGAGCGCGTCGGACCCCCTTTGCTCCATTCGGTGCCCTCTAACCCGCTCTCCTCGGCGGCACGCCGACCCGGCCCGCGCGGCGCTCGCCGTCCAGCACGCGCAGCGCCCGCGTCAGCGTGCCGGCGTCCACCCGTGCCTCCCCGCGCAGATGCATCGTGGTGAGGGCCTCCCTCAGTGCGGCCGCCCGGCCCACCAGTGCCTGTGCCGCACGCAGTGCACCGTAGGTGTCGTGGCCGTGGGCCGGGTTGATGCGGCCGAGCAGATCGACCACTTCGAGATAGGAGTCGATGAACGCGGCCTCGGCGCGCGTCAGCGCGGGCAGCGGCGGAAGTTCGGGCGGCAGCACCGTGATTCACCTCCCGTGCGACGACGTCTTGCGGCTGACGAGTACGTGGTCGGCGAGTCCGTACGCCACGGACGCCTCCGCGTCGAGCACCAGGTCGCGCTCGATGTCGGCGGCCACCCGCTCGGCGCTCCGCCCGGTGTAGTCGGCCAGGAGTCCGGTCAGGAGGGCGCGGCCGCGCAGTACTTCGGCCGCCTGGATCTCCAGGTCGGAGGGCTGACCGCGCACCGGCTCCTCCAGGGCGGGCTGACGCAGCAGCACCCGGGAGGCCGGCTGCACCATGCGCTTGCCCGGCGTGCCGGCCGCGAGCAGCACCGCGGCCACGGCGCTCACCTGGCCCAGGCAGAACGTCTGTACGTCGCAGGTGATGAACCGCATCGCGTCGTGGATCGCGGTCATCGCGGTGAGCGAGCCGCCGGGGGAGTTGATGTAGAGGGAGATGTCCCGGTCGGGATCGGTGTACTCCAAGTGCATGAGCTGGGCCATCACATCGTTGGCCGAGGCGTCGTCGACCGGCGTGCCGAGAAAGACGATCCGCTCCTCGAAGAGCTTGGAGTAGGGATCGAGCGTGCGGATGCCGACGGCGGTCCGCTCCTGGAACTCGGGCAGCACATGGCGGGCGGCAGGACGGTGGTTCATGACGCGTACCTCTCCTCGACCGGGCCCGAGGGCCCTCCCTAAAAAACGTACAGGACGTACAGAGCGATGTCCTGAGCCTCTGCCTGTCCGGCGCCAGAAGCAAGCCGCCGGAGCGGGTTTCGCTGTGGGCGAGCGGGCGGAGCGGGCGGAGCCGGGGGAGCGGGCGGAGCCGGGGGAGCGGGCGGGTGGAGCGGGCGAGCAGGCGGAGCGCGTCGTCGTGACGTGGACCCGCGGACCGTGGCCCTCACGCGTCGACACGGTGGCCGTGGCCTTCTTCTGCCCCGTTACTGGTGGGCTCGCGTAGTCAACTGTCGCGAGTTTTCGATGCTGCTGAGCGCGCTGGTGACTTTCCGTGATCTCCAGCCGGTTCCCGTGCCGCGGGGGCCCGGGGTTTCCTGCGGCCCGGTCGGCGGCGAAGATGCAGGCCATGATCGTCGCAGCCGCCCAGTTCGCCCCGGTCGCGGGGGACATCGATGCCAACGTCCGTACCATCGCCGGGCTGATCCGGGCCGCCGGGGCCGACGGCGCCCGCGCGGTCGTCCTCGCCGAGCTCGCCGTGACCGGCTACGAGCCGACGCTGATCCGAGACACCCCCGGCCTCGTCCTCACCGAGGACGACGCCCGCCTCGAACCCGTACGGGAGGCATGCCGCGCCGTCTCGGCGGCGGCGGTCGTCAACGGTCCCGTGCGCACGGCGGAGGGCCGGCCCGCGGTCACCTCGCTCGTCATCGGTCCGGACGGCGGCCTCCTCGCCCGGTACGACAAGCAGCACCTGTACGGCATCGAGCGGGAGGTCTTCGCGGCGGGCGGCCGGGACGGCCGCTTCGAGCTGGAGGGCACCCGGTTCGCGCTGGCCACGTGCTACGACAACCGCTTCCCGGAGCTCGCCGAGCGGGCCGCCGCAGACGGCTGCACGGTCTATCTGGCGAGCTCGGTGCTCTCCGCCGACAACGACTCGTTCGAGAAGGTCTATCCGGTGCGGGCCCGGGAGTTCGGTCTCCACGTGGTGCTCGGCAACGTCCTCGGCGACAACGAGGACGGCGTGGGCTGCGGCGCCGCCGGCGCATGGGGCCCGGACGGCGAACGCACCGCCGACGCCGGCACCGAGATGCCGGGTCACGTGCTGGCCGAGGTCGGCTGAACCGGCGCTTGGGGCATCGGCACAGCGGTTGTCGTCGAGGACGATCATGGCCGTCCAGCACGGTGATCCACTTCGCCGCTGGGGTTCGGTGAGAGGCCTCCGGGCCCGGTCCGGGGCCGGCTACGGTCCGGCTCGTGCCGGTGGAATTTCTGACCGAAGAGCAGGCGGAGGCGTTCGGAACGTTCGCCGAGGAGCCGACGAGGCCCGAGCCGGAGCGGTCTGACGAGGACGGCACCGGCGCGGAATGAATCCGGCGCGGCCCGGGACGGGCTCGCGGTCGCTCAGAGGAGGACGCCGCCGGAGACCTCGACACGCTGGGCCGTCATCCAGCGCAGGTCCTCCGACGCCAGCGCTGCGATGGCGTCGCCGATCTCCTCGGGTTCGCCGACGCGGCCGAGCGCGGTCTGCCCGGCCAGACCCTGGCGCATACCGACGTCATCCCGCATGGCACCGCCGTTGAAGTCGGTGGCGGTCGGGCCCGGGGCAATGGAGTTGACCCGGATACCTCGGGGGCCAAGCTCTGCGGCCAGAGTGCGGCTCAGAGCCTCGACGGCGGCCTTCGAAGCGGAGTAGACCGACGTCGCGGGACTGGTGTGGCGAGTCAACGACGACGAGACGTTGATGACCCGGGCACCCTGCGCCAGCAGCGGCACAAGCGACTGGATGAGGAAGAACGTGCCCCGCACGTTCGTGCCGAACACCGTGTCGAAGTCGTCGGCCGTGACAGCCTCCAGCGCCCCGAACACCCCCACCCCCGCGTTGTTGACCACGATGTCGAGCCGCGAGGCCCCCCATCGCTCAAGCAGTGCGCTCAGCTCGGAAGTGAGGGCTCCGAAAGAGGAGATGTCGCTGATGTCGAGACGCATGACAGCGGCAGTCCCACCCGCGGCGTGCACGCGCCGCGCGGTCTCCTCGGCCCCGGCCACATCCCCGCGGTGAGTGACCACGACCCGCACCCCGCGCGCCGCCAGGGCGACGGCTGTGCTGCGGCCCAGCCCACGGTTTGCCCCGGTCACCAAAGCGATCCTGTCGGCTGTCATCAGCTGCTCCCTCATCGCGCGGCACCAGAGAGACATCGGGCACCGCCATAAGAGGCGAGTCGGTCGACTCGCCTTTCCATCGCAGCGTAGACACACCAAAGAGGCGAGTCAAGTGACTCGCCTCGGGTCTGGGGCATACTGCACGCATGGCAGCAGAGCTCTCCGCACACCACCGCCGTCTCGCCCAGCAGAAGCGAGAGGCGATCATCTCCGCAGCCACGGACCTCTTCCTGGACCGCGGCTACGACGGGACCTCCCTCGTCCGTATCGCCGAAGGGGCGGCCGTCTCGAAGTCCACCCTGTTCAAGCAGTTCCCCACCAAGGCAGCCCTCTTCGAGGCCATCGTCACCGAGTCCTGGCAGCGTGACACCGCGGACACTGTCGCGCGGCCTCAGGCCGGAGACCTGCGTCGCGGCCTGACCTCCATCGGTCACCGCTACGCCGACCTGATCGGCCGACCCGGCATGACGGCCCTGTTTCGCATCGTCATTGCCGAGCTGCCCCGCTTCCCCGAACTGGGTCAGATGCAGTTCCGGCTCGGCAAGCTGCCCTACTTCATCTCGGTCCAGCACTACCTGGAGTCGGAGCACGAGGCCGGCAACGCCGACGTCCCGGACGCCGAGAGCGCCGCCAACCAGTTCCTCGGGATGATCGCCAACTACGTCCTGTGGCCCCGCATGCTGCTGACCGACTGGGACCCCTCAGCCTCTGACATCCACTACGCCGTCGAGCAGGCGGTGGAGACCACGCTCGCCCGGTACGCCTCCGACCGGCCGGCCTGATCCAGGGGCTTGGCAACGCTCAAGCGGGCTCAGCATCCTGTCGGCACCTACGAGAACCCCGTCAGCGCACTCATGCCCTGATCGAGATCGTTCTCATGCAGAACCAGGGGCGCGGGGCCGGTTGCAGCGGTCGGCAGGTGCCGTAGTTCCAGGCCAGGGAGCTAGTGGCGGCTTCGACGACATCGGATCGGGGGCCGGAGACGCACGAGGTGAGGAAGTCGTGCACTCGCTGCCCTGTTTCGCGCTGAAGGACGAGATATCGCAGGTAGGAGAGGTCGGACGGGGAGCCGCAAGTTCCGACAGGTACGTCGCACGTCGGCAGAGCACTTGAGGGAAGAAGAAGCCCCTGGCCGCGGCGCCAGGCACTCACCGGGGCTCGGGAGAACCCGCGGCATGTCGCACACTTCCTCCCGTGCGGGGTCGGTCATCCGTTTCGGTGAACCTCCTGGACTTCTCCCACCGCGCAGGGACGGAGGGCGGCGAGAGCTCCCCGCGCGCCTCTGACCTGCGGTTCCCTCGCCGCTCGCGGAGCACGGTGGCGTGGGGGAGCCGGAGTCTAAGCTGGGTGCATGGCCTACGAGATTCCGGTGACGCAAGCCCGCGCAGAGCTCGCGGAGCTGATCAACCGCGTGGTGTACGGCGGGGAGCGGGTCGTGGTGACGCGTCACGGCAAGCCGCTCGTCGCGCTGGTGTCGGCCGCCGATCTGGAGAAGCTGGAGGCCGACCGGGAGCAGGAGGAGCAGCAGGTGGCGAGCTCGCTCTCTTCCGTGCACCCCCTGACGCCGGCCGCCTCCGGCGAGCCCCGTCGCTTCGGGATCGCCGCCGAACACCGCGGCCCGCACGCCGGGGACTGACCGGCCGACCGGAATGTGCGCTCGCCGCGCCGCCGGAAAGATGCCCTCTGCACCGGTCGGCGGGGCGCATGATTCCGCTTCGATGATCACGCGTTCGCAAAGCGTCAGTTAACGCGCTGGAAAAACTTCCGCTCTAACGTGCAATGCCTGGCCAAGGGGCCGGGAGATGCCGTTCAACAAGTTGTTGCAGTCGGATACGGTTCCGCTGCGTCCGAGTGGAAGCGACCCCGTCCGACCGGCCTCCGCCTCGACGCCCGCTGAGTCCGTACACGGCTGTCCGTGGACGGAAGGCACGACTGTGAGGTGGGAAGCGTGCAACTGACGCCGCACGAGCAGGAACGTCTGCTCATCCATGTAGCCGCCGATGTGGCAGAAAAGCGCAGAGCCCGCGGGGTGAAACTGAACCACCCCGAGTCCGTCGCCCTCATCACCTCGCACATCCTCGAAGGGGCCCGCGACGGCCGCACGGTCGCCGAACTCATGGCATCCGGACGGAAGTTGCTCTCCCGCGACGATGTGATGCCGGGCATCCCGGAGATGATCCACGACGTTCAGGTCGAGGCGACCTTCCCCGACGGCACCAAGCTCGTCACCGTCCACGAGCCGATCGTCTGAGGGGGAGGAGCGCCGTGATTCCCGGAGAGATCCTCTTCGCCGACACGCCCATCGCCCTCAACGAGGGCCGTGAGACCGTCCGGCTGACCGTCGTGAACGCCGCCGACCGGCCCGTCCAGGTCGGCTCCCATTACCACTTCGCCGAGGCGAATCCCGGACTCGACTTCGACCGTACGGTTGCCCGGGGCAAGCGACTTCACATCGCTGCGGGTACCGCCGTCCGCTTCGAGCCCGGCATCCCCGTCGATGTGGAACTAGTCCCGCTGGCCGGCCGGCGCATCGTGCCGGGCCTGCGCGCAGAGACCGAAGGCGCCCTTGATGACTGACCTCGACCGAGCCGTATACGCCGACCTGTTCGGCCCCACCGCCGGCGACCGGATCCGGCTCGCCGACACCGACCTGCTCGTCGAGATCGAGGAGGACCGCTCGGGCGGGCCCGGACGGTCGGGCGACGAGGCGGTGTTCGGCGGCGGCAAGGTGATCCGCGAGTCCATGGGGCAAGCGCGGACCACCCGCGCCGAAGGCGCTCCCGACACCGTTGTCACCGGCGCCGTGATCGTCGACCACTGGGGCATCGTCAAGGCCGACATCGGCATCCGTGACGGCCGGATCACCGGCATCGGCAAGGCCGGGAACCCCGACACCATGGACGGCGTCCACCCCGACCTCGTCATCGGCCCCGAGACCGAGATCATCGCGGGCAACGGGAAGATCATCACAGCGGGAGCCGTCGACACCCACGTCCACTTCATCTCGCCCACCCTCATCGACCAGGCGCTCTCGTCGGGCATCACCACTCTGGTCGGCGGAGGCACCGGACCCGCCGAGGGCTCCAAGGCCACCACCATCACGCCCGGCCCCTGGCATCTGGCCCGGATGTTCGCCGCCCTGGAGAACGCGCCCGTCAACATCGGCCTGCTCGGCAAGGGCAACACGATGTCCCGGGAGGCCATGCACTCCCAACTGCGCGGCGGCGCGCTGGGGTTCAAGATTCACGAGGACTGGGGGGCGACGCCCGCCGTCATCGACGCCTGTCTGGGCGTCTGTGAGGAGACCGGCGCCCAACTCGCCATCCACACGGACACGTTGAACGAAGCGGGATTCGTCGGCGACACCCTCGCGGCCATCGCGGGCCGCTCGATCCACGCCTACCACACCGAGGGCGCGGGAGGCGGACACGCGCCCGACATCATCACCGTGGTCTCGCAGCCCAACGTGCTGCCCAGCTCCACCAACCCGACCCGGCCGCACACCGTCAACACCATCGAGGAACACCTCGACATGCTGATGGTCTGTCATCACCTCAACCCGGCGGTGCCGGAGGACCTGGCGTTCGCCGAGTCCCGCATCCGGCCCTCCACCATCGCGGCCGAGGACTTCCTGCACGATCTGGGCGCCATCTCCATCATTTCCTCCGACTCCCAGGCGATGGGCCGGATCGGCGAGGTCGTACTGCGCACCTGGCAGACCGCTCACGTCATGAAGGTGCGGCGCGGCGCGCTCGCGGGTGACGGCCGGGCCGACAACCACCGGGTGCGCCGCTATGTCGCCAAGTACACGATCAACCCGGCCGTCGCGCAGGGCCTGGACCACGAGATCGGCTCCGTCGAGAGCGGCAAGCTCGCCGACCTGGTCCTGTGGGAGCCCGCCTTCTTCGGCGTGAAGCCGCAGCTGGTGATCAAGGGCGGCCAGATCGCGTACGCGCAGATGGGCGACGCCAACGCCTCGATCCCCACCCCGCAGCCGATCCTGCCCCGGCCCATGTTCGGCGCGTACGGCAGGGCGCCCGCGGCGAACTCGCTCAACTTCGTCTCCTCGGCGGCGCTCGAGGACGGCCTTCCCGAACGGCTCGGTCTTGGCAAGGAGTTCGTGGCGATCAAGAACACTCGGCGGGTCGGCAAGGCGGACATGCGCGAGAACGACGCGCTGCCCGACGTCACGGTCGATCCGGACACGTTCACCGTGACCATCGACGGGGACGTGGTGGAACCCGCGCCGGCCGCCGAACTGCCCATGGCCCAGCGGTACTTCCTCTTCTGACGGGCGGTCAACACATGAGTCGCGCTGCCCTGCTCGTCCTCGCCGACGGCCGCTTTCCCGCCGGTGGCCACGCCCACTCCGGTGGCGCCGAAGCGGCCGTCAAAGCGGGACGCATCCGCACCCCCGCCGACCTGGCGGAATTCTGCCGGGGCCGGCTGCACACGGTCGGTCTCACCTCCGCCGGGCTCGCCGCGGCCGCCGCGGCCGGCCTCGACCCGCTCGCCCTGGACGAGGCCGCCGACGCCCGCACCCCTTCGCCCGCCCTGCGGACCACCGCCCGCAAGCTCGGACGCCAGATGATGCGGGCGGCCCGGACGACGTGGCCGAGCGGCGAGCTCGACGCGCTGGCGGTGGCGCGGCCGCGCGGCGCGCACCAGCCGATCGTGCTCGGCCTCGCCGCGCGTGCGGCGGGGCTCGGGCCCGAGGACGCGGGGCACTGCGTGGCGTACGAGGTGGTCAGCGGGCCGGCCACGGCGGCGGTGCGGCTGCTGAGCCTCGACCCGTTCGACGCGACGGGCGTCCTCGCACGGCTCGCGCCGGAGCTGGACGATGTGGCCCGGCGGGCGGCCGTCGCGGCGGCGCGGGCGGTGGTGGAGGGCCTCGACGCGCTGCCCGCCGCGTCGGCTCCGCTGCTCGACGTCATGGCCGAGGCGCATGCGGCTTGGCCGGTGCGGCTGTTCGCGTCGTAGGAGTGTCGTAGGAGTGGCTCCCTGCGCCCCGGAGCTCCCGCCCCCGGACCCCCTTCGTGCCGAAGGCACTCGTCCTCACGCGCCGGACGGGTGGGGAGGCCGGGGGCCCGCGGGCCCCGTCATTCGGGGCGGGTTCGTCCTCGGCCGCCGGACGGGCTGGGGACGGAGGGAGATCGCCGCCCTTTTCGCCCCCAGCCGGCTTGCCCTCAATCGCCGCAAGGACTGCGGGAGTTGTCCTCACCCCTCCGGCCCCCCAACCCCAACCGCAACCCCAACCCCAACCGCACTCTCCTGGAGACCCCATGCACCTCGACCACTCCCACGAAGGCCCCGCCGCCATCAGCGCCGACGCCCACCGGCCCGACGGTTCGCGGCGAGCGTTGCGCGTCGGGCTGGGCGGGCCCGTCGGGTCCGGGAAGACCGCCACCGTCGCCGCCCTCTGCCGTGCGCTGCGCGACCGGCT
Encoded here:
- a CDS encoding DUF397 domain-containing protein; the encoded protein is MSTHPAHVPSSTSLTHASWRRSSRSVGMNNCVETARLKGELLAVRDSQRIDGPALLFGDPAWQRFISLVSAAS
- a CDS encoding 8-amino-7-oxononanoate synthase is translated as MLRAPFDWIDSESERRERAGLVRTLRPRDVHQDLLDLASNDYLGLTRHPVVTAGAADAAHRWGAGATGSRLVTGTTALHAELERELADFCGFESALVLSSGYAANLAALTALGPHGSLIVSDAANHASIVDGCRLARARTEVVPHADPDAVRKALDAHEGPALVVSDSVFSVDGDAAPLPQLAEKCREFGAALVVDDAHGLGVLGAGGRGAPHAAGLAGADDVVATVTLSKSLGSQGGAVLGPARVIRHLVNAARTFIFDTGLAPAAAGGALAALRLLRAEPERAARARAVAVELHGRLIAAGHAAVRPDAAVVSVRAPSPEAAVTWAADCRAAGLVVGCFRPPSVPDGISRIRLTARADLTHQQIDRAVGAILRTAPTV
- a CDS encoding ATP-binding protein, yielding MADHLEATVTLPSDPASVSAARRHVATILADWGLPPEAEAVDTVRLIVSELATNAVQHTLGQSPTFTVELRLEREEVLRIGVTDSHPRWPKRLPAAVQQDNGRGMVIIRWLAAESGGKLSVTPTADGGKTVWIALPWHTETAAVRSG
- a CDS encoding carbon-nitrogen hydrolase family protein, which produces MIVAAAQFAPVAGDIDANVRTIAGLIRAAGADGARAVVLAELAVTGYEPTLIRDTPGLVLTEDDARLEPVREACRAVSAAAVVNGPVRTAEGRPAVTSLVIGPDGGLLARYDKQHLYGIEREVFAAGGRDGRFELEGTRFALATCYDNRFPELAERAAADGCTVYLASSVLSADNDSFEKVYPVRAREFGLHVVLGNVLGDNEDGVGCGAAGAWGPDGERTADAGTEMPGHVLAEVG
- a CDS encoding ATP-dependent Clp protease proteolytic subunit — its product is MNHRPAARHVLPEFQERTAVGIRTLDPYSKLFEERIVFLGTPVDDASANDVMAQLMHLEYTDPDRDISLYINSPGGSLTAMTAIHDAMRFITCDVQTFCLGQVSAVAAVLLAAGTPGKRMVQPASRVLLRQPALEEPVRGQPSDLEIQAAEVLRGRALLTGLLADYTGRSAERVAADIERDLVLDAEASVAYGLADHVLVSRKTSSHGR
- a CDS encoding helix-turn-helix domain-containing protein, with amino-acid sequence MGHGPAVRRRKLGEELRRLRDRMGLTSGEAAQLVGWHQSKVSRIETGRSGVKPGDVARLLDAYGVHDPQLRALLGALTDAAGGSGVDWAHAYRGLLPPQYRDFISLESQARSARTLETSVVPGLLQTPAYARAVTRAALEGLAPAKVDALVEVRIARQEVLRADPPLALSAVVDEAVVRRRVGGPRAMREQLRHLLDIAALPHVRLQVIPFRHGAYRGLTGPFLIFSFPAISDLDVVVIDHLTSSLYLERREDLEAYSAAFQTVQAHALSSEESLDLIARAAREEPG
- the bioB gene encoding biotin synthase BioB, with protein sequence MDLLNTLVDKGLRRELPTREEALAVLATSDDELLDVVAAAGKVRRQWFGRRVKLNYLVNLKSGLCPEDCSYCSQRLGSKADILKYTWLKPDEASKAAAAGVAGGAKRVCLVASGRGPTDRDIARVSETIETIKEQNEGVEVCACLGLLSDGQAERLRAAGADAYNHNLNTSEATYGDITSTHTYQDRVDTVTKAHGAGLSACSGLIAGMGESDEDLVDVVFSLRELDPDSVPVNFLIPFEGTPLGKEWNLTPQRCLRILAMTRFVCPDVEVRLAGGREVHLRSMQPLALHLVNSIFLGDYLTSEGQAGQTDLDMIADAGFEVEGAGTTTLPRHRADALAASGCGTEASGAGCGTSPAGCGSHEDGACGSHEGGGCGPCGGHGASAAPEPAPADQARTDLVAVRRRGAGTDLAPNA
- a CDS encoding C40 family peptidase, with amino-acid sequence MTAQTYVPSLAVRLGAVCALTLAVSATTLAPGTAPEASAAAVAARALHVAASKKGAPYQYGASGPSRFDCSGLTLYSFKQAGRRLPRSAQQQYNSSRHVSASSRKAGDLVFFHSGGSVYHVGIYAGEGRIWHSPKSGTVVRLERIWSHSVWYGRVG